From the genome of Cytobacillus luteolus, one region includes:
- the cspD gene encoding cold-shock protein CspD: MQNGKVKWFNSEKGFGFIEVQGGEDVFVHFSAIQGEGFKTLEEGQEVSFEIVEGNRGPQAANVTKL; encoded by the coding sequence ATGCAAAATGGTAAAGTAAAATGGTTTAACAGCGAAAAAGGTTTTGGATTCATCGAAGTTCAAGGTGGAGAAGATGTATTCGTACATTTCTCAGCTATCCAAGGTGAAGGCTTCAAAACTTTAGAAGAAGGTCAAGAAGTTTCTTTCGAAATCGTAGAAGGTAACCGTGGACCTCAAGCAGCTAACGTAACAAAATTATAA
- a CDS encoding M20 family metallopeptidase: protein MKSIIENEITKYKEDFIRISSFIGENPELGHEEFKAAEILSAELTKHGFAVSLGTANLPTAFEAVFDSGIPGPTIGYMAEYDALPELGHACGHNLIGTMAVAAGIGLSKVLKDCGGKVIVYGTPAEETKGGKVTMAEQGIFDKLDVAMMVHPLNRYEKSGTSLAMDAIQFEFFGKAAHAAASPHEGINALDAVIQVFNSMNALRQHITPDARIHGIIPEGGKAANIVPDYTVAQFYVRANSREYVNELVEKLKRIAEGAALATGCKMESSFYEFSYDNMVTNENLSSAFTNALLSLGVKSEEINEKTGGSGSLDMGNVSQVVPSIHPYIQICTEPFACHTHEFREAAMSDRAKEAMILGAKAMALAGLEVITSPELLSKIKDEFTSSRI, encoded by the coding sequence ATGAAGTCAATTATTGAAAATGAGATCACTAAATATAAAGAAGATTTTATCCGTATTAGCTCGTTCATTGGCGAGAATCCAGAACTGGGCCATGAGGAGTTCAAGGCGGCTGAGATACTTTCGGCGGAGCTTACGAAACATGGGTTTGCTGTCAGCTTAGGAACTGCTAATCTTCCAACTGCATTTGAAGCTGTCTTTGATAGCGGCATACCAGGCCCTACTATTGGATATATGGCTGAGTATGATGCGTTACCTGAACTGGGTCATGCTTGTGGACATAACTTAATTGGTACTATGGCCGTTGCTGCAGGCATCGGTTTAAGTAAGGTGTTGAAAGATTGTGGTGGAAAGGTTATCGTCTATGGTACCCCTGCTGAAGAAACAAAGGGTGGAAAAGTAACGATGGCTGAACAAGGAATTTTTGATAAACTCGATGTCGCTATGATGGTTCATCCGCTTAATCGTTATGAGAAAAGCGGGACATCTTTGGCAATGGACGCAATTCAATTTGAATTTTTCGGCAAAGCTGCTCATGCCGCTGCTAGCCCTCATGAAGGAATTAATGCACTGGATGCAGTTATTCAAGTATTTAATAGTATGAATGCCTTAAGACAGCATATTACTCCAGATGCTCGAATTCATGGAATTATTCCAGAAGGTGGAAAGGCAGCAAATATTGTTCCTGATTATACTGTTGCTCAGTTCTATGTAAGAGCAAACTCTAGGGAATACGTGAATGAGTTGGTTGAGAAGCTAAAAAGGATTGCTGAAGGAGCAGCACTTGCAACTGGCTGCAAAATGGAATCCTCTTTTTATGAATTTTCATATGATAACATGGTAACTAATGAAAACTTATCTTCCGCTTTTACGAATGCACTTCTTTCTTTAGGCGTGAAAAGTGAGGAGATCAACGAAAAAACAGGTGGGTCAGGCTCTCTTGATATGGGAAATGTAAGTCAAGTTGTTCCTTCTATTCACCCCTATATTCAAATCTGCACAGAACCGTTTGCTTGCCATACTCACGAATTTAGAGAGGCAGCTATGAGTGACAGAGCTAAAGAAGCAATGATTTTAGGTGCTAAAGCGATGGCATTAGCAGGGTTAGAGGTTATCACTAGTCCAGAGTTACTTTCAAAAATAAAAGATGAGTTTACTAGCTCAAGAATCTAG
- a CDS encoding GNAT family N-acetyltransferase, whose translation MIIIRDAVEKDLPEILFIYNEAIERTLATFDTEPRSLEKQIAWFNDHGPTHPIIVAEQNGKVIGWASLSRWSDRAAYDGTVELSFYVLELHQGKGVGKALLLALLEKADNLSLHTIISRITEGNEASIQLHKQVGFEYIGVMKQVGKKFGRLLDVHMFQFFI comes from the coding sequence ATGATTATCATTAGGGATGCCGTTGAGAAAGACTTGCCTGAAATTCTGTTCATTTATAATGAAGCCATTGAAAGAACTTTAGCCACATTTGATACTGAACCCCGATCACTTGAAAAACAAATAGCATGGTTTAACGACCACGGTCCTACTCACCCTATAATTGTTGCCGAGCAGAATGGTAAGGTGATTGGATGGGCCTCACTTAGTCGATGGTCAGATCGTGCAGCATATGACGGGACAGTAGAATTATCCTTTTATGTGTTAGAGTTACATCAAGGTAAAGGAGTTGGAAAAGCACTACTTCTTGCATTACTAGAGAAAGCAGATAACCTTTCCTTACATACCATCATTTCCCGAATAACTGAAGGGAATGAAGCAAGTATCCAACTCCACAAACAAGTTGGGTTTGAATATATTGGGGTTATGAAACAGGTTGGAAAAAAATTTGGAAGATTACTAGATGTTCATATGTTTCAATTTTTTATTTAA
- a CDS encoding carbon starvation protein A, producing the protein MSGIWLAIVGMIVFALGYRYYSKFVAEKIYRLDPNYVTPAHRYKDGVDFVPTNKYVLWGHHFTSVAGAAPIVGPAIAVYWGWGPAFLWVILGTVFAAGVHDFGTLVLSVRNKGQSVGTLANTLIGKQAKILFLFIILILVLMVNAVFAWVISNLFIKFPASVFPVFIQIPLAIWIGYAVYKRKANMLVPSIIALAVMYFAAVISSKVPALQIDIVRYFGGAENTVMFGLNGVSMAFFVWILVLMVYCYIASTLPVWKLLQPRDYINSHQLVVGLFILYAGLLLTQPEITAPLTNPDATDVSWFPLLFITIACGAISGFHGLVSSGTSSKQLDKETDARFVGYLGAVGEGALALIAIIAVVTFFGSAGEFKETYSSFAAANGGGLGAFIGGASKLATGLLIPADIAATIVSVIVVSFAATTLDTSVRLMRYIISELGMEYKVKALTKTHVATSVAVVASAALVLLPKGPNGFGSGGYLLWPLFGTSNQLLAGISLLLISIWLKRQGRNFLVTFIPMVFLLVMTIWAMVQQVVFQWSGYGTSDANWLLFILGGVILVFALWIILVAFSALSKKDNPTNINHNM; encoded by the coding sequence ATGAGTGGTATTTGGTTAGCAATTGTTGGTATGATTGTATTTGCTCTCGGTTATCGCTATTATTCTAAGTTTGTTGCCGAAAAAATTTATCGCCTTGACCCAAATTATGTGACTCCAGCACATAGGTATAAAGATGGGGTAGATTTTGTTCCTACCAATAAATATGTTTTGTGGGGACATCATTTTACTTCAGTTGCAGGTGCTGCACCGATAGTAGGTCCAGCAATTGCGGTCTATTGGGGATGGGGACCAGCATTTTTGTGGGTTATACTAGGGACTGTATTTGCTGCAGGTGTCCATGATTTCGGAACACTCGTATTATCTGTTCGTAACAAAGGACAATCTGTTGGAACGTTAGCAAATACGTTAATTGGTAAACAGGCCAAGATCTTATTTTTATTTATTATCCTTATCTTAGTTTTAATGGTAAACGCTGTATTCGCTTGGGTAATCTCAAATCTATTCATTAAGTTCCCAGCAAGTGTGTTTCCAGTCTTCATTCAAATACCATTAGCCATTTGGATAGGTTATGCTGTGTACAAACGAAAAGCAAACATGTTAGTCCCATCTATTATTGCTTTAGCTGTTATGTATTTTGCAGCAGTGATATCAAGTAAGGTTCCCGCACTACAAATCGACATTGTTAGATATTTTGGTGGTGCTGAAAATACAGTAATGTTTGGGCTAAATGGTGTATCAATGGCCTTTTTCGTATGGATACTTGTACTGATGGTCTATTGCTATATTGCATCAACTTTACCGGTATGGAAGCTGTTGCAACCTAGGGATTATATAAACTCTCATCAATTAGTAGTAGGATTATTTATTCTTTATGCAGGCCTTTTACTAACGCAACCTGAAATTACTGCTCCGTTAACAAATCCAGATGCAACTGATGTATCATGGTTCCCACTATTATTTATTACGATTGCTTGTGGAGCAATTTCTGGATTCCATGGATTGGTTTCTTCAGGAACTTCTTCAAAACAACTTGATAAAGAGACTGATGCTAGATTTGTAGGTTACCTTGGAGCGGTAGGAGAAGGGGCTTTAGCACTCATTGCAATCATTGCAGTAGTTACCTTCTTCGGATCTGCAGGAGAGTTTAAAGAAACATATAGTAGTTTTGCTGCTGCAAATGGTGGAGGTTTAGGAGCCTTTATTGGTGGGGCCTCTAAGCTTGCGACTGGATTGTTAATACCAGCTGATATTGCTGCAACGATTGTATCTGTGATTGTTGTTAGTTTCGCAGCAACGACACTTGATACTTCTGTTCGCCTAATGAGATATATTATCTCAGAATTAGGCATGGAATATAAAGTTAAGGCACTAACAAAAACACATGTTGCTACTTCAGTTGCTGTAGTAGCAAGTGCTGCACTTGTTTTACTTCCAAAAGGTCCTAACGGTTTTGGTTCTGGTGGTTATCTACTATGGCCGTTGTTTGGTACTTCAAATCAGTTACTTGCTGGAATAAGTTTATTACTGATTTCAATATGGTTAAAGCGCCAAGGAAGGAACTTCCTAGTAACCTTTATACCAATGGTGTTCTTATTAGTGATGACCATATGGGCAATGGTTCAACAGGTTGTCTTCCAATGGTCTGGATATGGGACTAGTGATGCGAATTGGCTGCTATTTATTTTAGGTGGAGTTATCCTTGTATTCGCACTCTGGATTATTCTCGTGGCCTTCTCAGCTCTATCTAAAAAAGACAACCCAACCAATATTAACCACAACATGTAA
- a CDS encoding cory-CC-star protein, with translation MGDRKLSLKKLFEYYDQVLSLPHRAEVARELRDEDDLFMLLCYSEMLGIPNPAFYYTLELYPYILEKFHEWHLRMGLEKSPLTGIRCC, from the coding sequence GTGGGAGATAGAAAATTATCCTTGAAAAAACTATTTGAATATTATGATCAAGTTCTTAGTTTGCCTCATCGTGCTGAGGTAGCGAGAGAACTAAGAGATGAGGATGATTTATTTATGCTTTTATGTTACTCAGAAATGCTAGGTATTCCTAATCCAGCTTTTTATTATACCCTGGAATTATACCCATATATATTAGAGAAGTTTCATGAGTGGCATTTACGAATGGGGCTTGAAAAGTCGCCATTAACGGGGATTCGTTGCTGCTAA
- a CDS encoding ArsA family ATPase, which produces MILDDAKIMFVGGKGGVGKSTSAAALALLCAKQGKKTLLVSTDPAHNVGDIFHKNIGNKITNVYPNLFALEINPIEESKRYIESVKGNLKGLVKSTMIDEVNRQIDTASSTPGAEEAAMFDRIVSIVLKDGTNFDKIVFDTAPTGHTVRLLSLPELMSVWIEGMLERRKKINKNYSQLLNDGEPVEDPIYEVLQKRKEKFAKVREVLLDSKQTRFIFVLNPERLPILETERAIKLLDSHHLHVKTLIINKILPDMVDSDFFRRRKEQEKEYLSLIETTFEKQVLKTVPLFEADIFSVEMLEKFADKLNK; this is translated from the coding sequence ATGATCCTAGATGATGCAAAAATCATGTTTGTAGGAGGAAAAGGCGGGGTTGGTAAATCCACTAGTGCAGCGGCACTAGCATTGTTATGTGCTAAGCAGGGAAAGAAAACCCTATTAGTATCAACAGATCCTGCTCACAATGTAGGGGATATCTTTCATAAGAACATTGGAAACAAAATCACGAATGTATATCCGAATTTGTTTGCTTTAGAGATAAACCCAATTGAGGAGTCTAAAAGATACATAGAGAGTGTAAAGGGTAATTTAAAGGGATTGGTCAAATCAACGATGATTGATGAAGTGAATCGTCAAATTGATACGGCTAGTTCAACTCCGGGGGCAGAGGAAGCGGCTATGTTCGACCGGATTGTGTCCATTGTTCTTAAGGATGGGACAAATTTTGATAAGATTGTGTTTGATACGGCACCAACAGGTCATACCGTTCGACTATTATCTCTTCCAGAACTAATGAGTGTTTGGATTGAAGGTATGCTTGAACGTAGAAAGAAGATTAATAAAAACTATTCACAGCTGCTGAATGATGGGGAACCGGTTGAAGATCCAATTTATGAAGTTCTTCAAAAAAGAAAGGAAAAATTTGCAAAGGTCCGTGAAGTACTATTAGATTCAAAGCAAACGAGATTTATATTTGTGCTAAATCCTGAAAGACTACCTATTCTTGAAACAGAAAGAGCTATTAAGCTTTTGGATAGTCATCATCTTCACGTTAAAACGTTAATCATTAATAAAATCTTACCCGATATGGTTGATAGTGACTTTTTCCGTAGGCGTAAGGAGCAGGAGAAGGAGTATTTGAGTTTAATTGAGACAACCTTTGAAAAGCAAGTTCTGAAAACTGTGCCTTTATTTGAAGCGGATATTTTTTCAGTAGAAATGCTTGAGAAATTTGCAGACAAGTTAAACAAATAA
- the dat gene encoding D-amino-acid transaminase, which yields MEIGFYKDQFVDINENVVPIQERGHQFGDGVYEVIRVYNGKPFLLNEHLDRLVKSAEAIYLELPYPPERIYEIISEGLEKSGLTEAEIYMQITRGIAPRAHLFPTTPSVMSMTIKNARVVDKKKRIDGVTVTLMEDERWKNCYIKSLNLLPNVIAKQKAATNGHEEAIFIRDGFITEGSSSNIFIVKNGTLITTPATNFILHGITRAAVIKLASKCNIPFEERKFDREFLNEADEAFITSTSAEILPISKIDDISLSPNRPITNLLYNEYCGLYK from the coding sequence ATGGAGATTGGATTTTATAAAGATCAATTTGTCGATATTAATGAAAATGTTGTTCCTATTCAAGAAAGAGGTCATCAGTTTGGGGATGGCGTTTATGAAGTAATACGCGTGTATAACGGGAAGCCCTTTCTGTTAAATGAACACTTAGATAGACTTGTCAAAAGCGCTGAAGCGATTTATTTAGAACTACCTTATCCACCAGAAAGAATCTATGAAATTATTAGTGAAGGGTTAGAGAAATCGGGGCTAACAGAAGCTGAAATTTACATGCAAATTACGCGAGGGATTGCACCAAGAGCACATCTTTTTCCAACTACACCCTCAGTTATGTCAATGACAATCAAAAATGCTCGTGTGGTTGATAAAAAGAAACGTATCGATGGTGTAACCGTGACTCTTATGGAAGATGAACGCTGGAAGAACTGTTATATTAAGTCTTTGAACCTTTTACCAAATGTTATAGCAAAACAAAAGGCTGCTACAAACGGGCATGAAGAAGCCATTTTTATCAGAGATGGGTTTATCACTGAAGGTTCAAGTAGCAATATTTTTATTGTAAAGAACGGAACATTAATTACAACACCCGCAACAAATTTTATCTTACATGGTATTACAAGAGCAGCAGTTATCAAATTAGCTTCCAAATGCAATATTCCCTTTGAAGAAAGGAAGTTTGACCGGGAATTCCTGAATGAAGCAGACGAAGCATTTATTACAAGTACATCTGCTGAAATTTTACCTATTTCAAAAATAGATGACATTTCGCTTTCACCAAATAGACCAATAACTAACTTGTTATACAACGAATATTGTGGTCTTTATAAGTAA
- a CDS encoding P1 family peptidase: protein MNLKKRLRDYGLKVGKMSTGPKNTITDVKGVMVGHTTLSNNSVQTGVTAIIPHTGNIFLEKYIGATHVINGFGKTIGTIQIDELGTIETPILLTNTLSIGTCADSLLKYMIDSNKEIGRITGTVNPIVCECNDMFLNDIRSFSVTNEHVLDALQNASETFEEGSVGAGTGMRCFGLKGGIGSSSRTFEIHSNTYTLGVLVLTNYGKLSDFTFLGTPLGERLMPLIPSKVESDKGSIIMVVATDLPVSDRQLKRILKRTSVGLSKTGSFIGNGSGDIAIGFSTANTIPHFSKSGLQALSQLHEDEIDQSFIAVAEATEEAILNSLLSANTTIGRDGNTLYSLRDYIDQLI from the coding sequence ATGAATCTTAAAAAAAGACTTAGAGATTATGGCTTGAAAGTTGGAAAAATGAGTACTGGACCCAAAAACACAATTACAGATGTGAAGGGTGTAATGGTTGGACACACGACCCTTAGCAATAACTCTGTCCAAACCGGAGTAACAGCAATTATACCACACACAGGAAATATCTTCCTAGAAAAATACATTGGTGCAACACATGTTATCAATGGCTTTGGAAAGACGATTGGCACCATTCAAATAGATGAGTTAGGAACAATTGAAACACCGATTTTGTTAACAAACACTTTGAGTATTGGAACTTGCGCAGATTCTCTTTTAAAGTATATGATTGATTCCAACAAAGAGATTGGCAGAATAACAGGTACTGTTAATCCAATCGTTTGTGAATGCAATGATATGTTTTTAAATGATATCCGCTCTTTTTCTGTTACAAATGAACATGTATTAGATGCACTCCAAAATGCTTCGGAAACCTTTGAGGAAGGAAGTGTTGGTGCAGGCACCGGAATGAGATGTTTCGGACTAAAGGGAGGTATTGGTTCTTCTTCCAGAACGTTTGAAATACATAGCAACACGTACACATTAGGTGTACTTGTATTAACAAACTATGGCAAGCTATCAGACTTCACTTTTTTAGGTACTCCTCTAGGTGAGAGACTTATGCCTCTTATTCCTAGTAAGGTAGAATCGGATAAAGGATCCATAATCATGGTTGTCGCCACAGATCTACCTGTTTCTGACCGCCAATTAAAACGTATTCTGAAACGGACAAGTGTAGGTCTTAGTAAAACTGGTTCTTTTATCGGCAATGGAAGTGGAGATATTGCCATTGGCTTTTCCACAGCCAATACGATCCCTCACTTCTCTAAGTCAGGGTTGCAAGCGTTGAGTCAACTACACGAAGACGAAATTGATCAGTCTTTCATAGCGGTTGCAGAAGCTACAGAAGAAGCAATTTTAAATTCATTATTAAGCGCAAATACTACAATTGGCAGAGATGGAAATACACTTTATTCACTAAGAGATTATATTGATCAACTTATATAA
- a CDS encoding LysE/ArgO family amino acid transporter, whose protein sequence is MVEALLNGIILAFGLIIPLGVQNVFVFNQGASGRNFYYALPAVITAGVCDTILILLAVVGVSVLVLTFAWFKFILFTVGIAFLLYMGYTIWNSDPRPSDDVQGSLSVKRQIAFAASVSLLNPHAILDTIGVIGTNSLQYEDTDKVIFTVACITVSWIWFIGLAAAGRYVGRIDTDGSWLSKINKLSAIIIWGVALYLLIQIIGS, encoded by the coding sequence TTGGTGGAAGCGTTACTGAACGGAATTATACTAGCTTTTGGGCTTATTATACCTCTAGGCGTCCAAAATGTCTTTGTTTTTAATCAAGGTGCAAGCGGGCGGAATTTCTATTATGCATTGCCTGCAGTAATCACAGCAGGGGTATGCGATACAATCCTGATTTTACTTGCCGTTGTAGGAGTATCTGTTTTAGTTTTAACATTTGCTTGGTTTAAATTTATTTTATTTACAGTAGGAATAGCCTTCTTACTTTATATGGGATATACAATTTGGAATAGTGATCCAAGGCCAAGCGATGATGTCCAAGGTTCTCTGTCTGTGAAAAGACAAATCGCTTTTGCAGCATCAGTGTCTCTTTTAAACCCCCATGCCATATTAGATACAATCGGAGTTATCGGAACAAACTCACTTCAATATGAAGATACTGATAAGGTCATTTTTACAGTGGCTTGCATCACTGTATCGTGGATTTGGTTTATAGGGTTAGCTGCGGCTGGACGTTATGTAGGTAGGATTGATACGGATGGTAGTTGGTTAAGTAAAATTAATAAACTTTCAGCCATCATCATTTGGGGTGTTGCATTATACCTACTTATCCAAATAATAGGTTCATAA
- a CDS encoding YjcZ family sporulation protein, whose protein sequence is MHYGYHDYCGYGYGGYGYNNSFVLIVVLFILLIIVGASYIR, encoded by the coding sequence ATGCATTATGGATATCATGATTACTGCGGTTATGGCTACGGTGGATATGGATACAATAATAGCTTCGTGTTAATTGTCGTTCTGTTTATTCTTTTAATCATTGTCGGAGCTTCTTATATAAGATAA
- the bioB gene encoding biotin synthase BioB: MNINWLELADHVIAGKEISDQQALSILNCPDEELLLLLHGAYQIRKHYYGNKVKLNMIINTKSGLCPENCGYCSQSSISTAPIEKYRMVDKENILRGAEAAYNLKVGTYCIVASGRGPSDKEVDHVVSAVEEIKEKYGLKVCACLGILKPEQATRLKEAGVDRYNHNVNTSKEHHSNITTSHTYDDRVNTVNIAKEAGISPCSGVIVGMKETKEDVVNMARSLKVLDADSIPVNFLHAIDGTLLEGVNELDPRYCLKVLALFRFINPTKEIRISGGREVNLRSLQPLGLYAANSIFVGDYLTTSGQESTADHKMLEDLGFEIDYVATNDRVGV, from the coding sequence ATGAACATAAATTGGTTAGAACTTGCAGATCATGTGATCGCAGGTAAAGAGATTTCAGATCAACAAGCATTATCCATTTTAAATTGTCCAGATGAGGAGCTTTTGCTGCTTTTACACGGTGCATACCAAATTCGTAAACATTATTACGGTAACAAAGTAAAATTAAATATGATTATTAACACTAAGTCAGGATTATGTCCTGAAAACTGTGGCTATTGTTCACAATCGTCTATTTCAACCGCACCGATTGAAAAATATAGAATGGTAGATAAAGAGAATATCCTAAGAGGGGCTGAAGCGGCTTACAACTTAAAAGTGGGTACATATTGCATTGTTGCGAGCGGTAGAGGGCCGAGCGATAAAGAAGTTGACCATGTCGTTTCTGCTGTTGAAGAAATAAAAGAAAAATACGGATTAAAGGTTTGTGCTTGTTTAGGGATATTAAAGCCAGAACAAGCCACTAGATTAAAAGAGGCTGGCGTAGATCGTTATAATCACAATGTCAATACGTCTAAAGAACATCATTCAAATATAACAACGTCACATACGTATGATGATCGAGTAAATACGGTAAACATTGCAAAAGAAGCCGGGATTTCTCCGTGTTCAGGTGTTATTGTTGGTATGAAAGAAACAAAAGAAGATGTTGTGAATATGGCGAGAAGTTTGAAAGTACTTGATGCTGATTCAATACCGGTAAATTTCCTACATGCCATTGATGGGACGTTGTTAGAGGGTGTGAATGAACTTGACCCTCGTTATTGTTTGAAAGTACTCGCGTTATTCCGCTTTATCAATCCAACGAAGGAAATTAGAATATCTGGTGGACGTGAGGTTAATCTTAGAAGTTTACAGCCGCTTGGCTTATATGCAGCTAACTCAATCTTTGTGGGTGATTATTTAACTACTTCAGGTCAGGAAAGTACTGCAGATCATAAGATGCTGGAGGATTTAGGATTTGAGATTGATTATGTCGCTACTAATGATAGAGTAGGGGTGTAA
- a CDS encoding VOC family protein translates to MNGYLYETHVLTKNLEEAVQFYQKLGMPLAYLLEDRRSAFFWFQEGKEKKQMLGVWEVAEDQWVARHFAFHVSYEEIMGTIDWLKELEIESVPSFGLEPKEPLVLCWMPAASVYFKDPDGNSLEYIHVLDGESKPELGVIHYSEWQRSHSV, encoded by the coding sequence ATGAACGGATACTTGTATGAAACACATGTCCTTACGAAAAACTTAGAGGAAGCTGTCCAGTTTTATCAAAAACTAGGAATGCCACTAGCCTATTTATTGGAGGACAGAAGATCTGCATTTTTCTGGTTTCAGGAAGGTAAAGAAAAAAAGCAAATGCTTGGTGTGTGGGAGGTAGCAGAAGATCAGTGGGTTGCAAGACACTTTGCCTTTCATGTCTCGTATGAGGAGATAATGGGGACAATTGACTGGCTAAAAGAGCTAGAAATAGAATCAGTACCAAGTTTTGGCCTAGAGCCAAAAGAACCCTTGGTCCTCTGTTGGATGCCAGCTGCTTCTGTTTATTTCAAGGACCCAGACGGCAATTCACTTGAATACATTCATGTACTAGATGGAGAATCTAAGCCGGAATTAGGCGTAATTCATTATAGTGAATGGCAGAGGTCACATAGTGTTTAA
- a CDS encoding NAD-dependent epimerase/dehydratase family protein, which produces MNLLIIGGTKFLGIHLVNEAIRRGHEVTIFNRGTVASTLLPDSVEYLVGDRDGNLSALEGRKWDAVIDTCGYVPRVVKQSAQLLSTACDQYAFISSISVYNDFSKEIDEASEVGTLKDENVEEVSGETYGPLKALCEKEVKSFFPEGALIIRPGLIVGPNDPTDRFTYWPVRVANGGNVMVPDSDHPVQFIDVRDLAAFTLTLLEEKKVGTYNVTGPKEQLRFKEFLEECKRTTMSDATFTAVSNDFLQEQKVGYWMELPLYIPESDENMKSFLTVPIQKAISDGLQIRPLSVTIEDTVAWDRTRNISADDRKAGLSPQKEAEVLKKWNEKELIL; this is translated from the coding sequence ATGAATCTCTTAATTATTGGTGGTACAAAATTTTTAGGCATTCATTTGGTAAATGAAGCGATACGTAGAGGACACGAGGTAACCATTTTTAATCGTGGTACCGTTGCGTCAACACTACTACCAGATTCAGTAGAATATTTGGTAGGTGACAGAGATGGTAACCTTTCTGCACTTGAAGGTAGAAAATGGGATGCTGTTATTGATACGTGTGGTTATGTACCTAGAGTTGTTAAACAGTCTGCTCAATTATTATCTACAGCATGTGATCAATATGCGTTTATTTCAAGTATCTCTGTCTATAATGACTTTTCAAAAGAAATAGACGAAGCCTCAGAGGTAGGAACACTTAAGGATGAAAATGTCGAAGAGGTATCAGGAGAGACATATGGCCCTCTTAAAGCACTATGTGAAAAGGAAGTAAAATCCTTCTTTCCGGAGGGGGCACTTATCATACGTCCAGGATTAATCGTTGGACCAAATGATCCGACAGACCGCTTTACATATTGGCCGGTTAGAGTTGCTAATGGAGGCAATGTGATGGTGCCAGATTCGGACCATCCAGTTCAATTCATTGATGTGAGAGATTTAGCAGCCTTTACTTTAACTCTGTTGGAAGAAAAGAAAGTGGGAACGTATAACGTTACTGGTCCTAAAGAACAACTACGTTTCAAAGAATTTCTAGAAGAATGTAAACGTACTACAATGAGCGACGCAACATTCACTGCAGTTTCTAATGATTTTTTACAAGAGCAAAAGGTTGGTTATTGGATGGAACTTCCGCTATACATTCCTGAATCAGACGAAAATATGAAAAGCTTCCTGACAGTTCCAATTCAAAAAGCTATTAGTGATGGGTTGCAGATTAGGCCATTGTCAGTAACTATTGAGGATACTGTAGCATGGGATCGCACTAGAAACATAAGTGCTGATGATCGGAAAGCTGGGCTTTCTCCTCAAAAAGAAGCAGAGGTTCTAAAGAAGTGGAATGAAAAAGAGTTAATACTTTAA